The Pseudomonas graminis region ACGAGGCCGCGATCAAGCGCCTGGAAAAACTTCAGGAGGAGATTCAGCGCCTTGAGCGGGAGTACGCCGACCTCGAAGAAATCTGGACCTCCGAAAAAGCGGAAGTGACCGGTTCTGCGCAGATTCAGCAAAAGATCGAGCAGTCCCGTCAGGAACTGGAAGCGGCACGGCGTAAGGGCGACCTGAACCGCATGGCCGAATTGCAGTACGGCGTGATTCCTGATCTGGAGCGCAGCCTGCAGATGGTCGACCAGCACGGCAAGCCGGAAAACCAGTTGCTGCGCAGCAAGGTGACCGAGGAAGAGATTGCCGAAGTCGTGTCCAAGTGGACCGGTATTCCTGTCTCGAAGATGCTCGAAGGCGAGCGCGACAAGCTGCTGAAAATGGAAGAGCTGTTGCACCAGCGCGTGATCGGCCAGAACGAAGCGGTTGTCGCGGTGGCCAACGCTGTTCGACGGTCGCGTGCCGGGCTGTCGGACCCAAACCGTCCTAGCGGCTCGTTCATGTTCCTCGGCCCGACCGGTGTGGGTAAGACCGAGCTGTGCAAGGCGCTGGCGGAATTCCTGTTCGACACCGAAGAAGCGATGGTGCGGATCGACATGTCCGAGTTCATGGAGAAACATTCCGTGGCGCGGCTGATCGGCGCGCCACCTGGCTATGTCGGTTACGAAGAGGGTGGCTATCTGACCGAAGCGGTGCGGCGCAAGCCTTACTCGGTCATCCTGCTGGACGAAGTCGAGAAGGCACACCCGGACGTGTTTAACGTCCTGCTGCAAGTGCTCGAAGACGGGCGTCTGACCGACAGTCACGGGCGTACGGTGGATTTCCGTAATACCGTCATCGTCATGACCTCCAACCTGGGCTCGGCTCGTATTCAGGAGCTGGTGGGCGATCGTGAAGGGCAGCGCGCGGCAGTCATGGATGCGCTCACCACGCACTTCCGTCCGGAGTTCATCAATCGGGTCGACGAAGTGGTGATCTTTGAACCGCTGGCCCGCGATCAGATTGCAGGCATCACCGAGATCCAGCTGGGTCGTCTGCGCCAGCGTCTGGCGGAGCGCGATCTGCGGCTGGAGCTGTCCACCGAGGCGATGGACAAGCTGATCGCCGTCGGCTACGACCCTGTCTACGGCGCGCGGCCGCTTAAACGAGCGATCCAGCGCTGGATCGAAAACCCGCTGGCTCAGTTGATCCTGTCGGGTGGCTTCATGCCTGGCACCAGCATCAGAGGCACAGTGCAGGACGACGAGATCGTCTTCGGCTGATCCGCACCTCTATATAGAGGCGCAAAAGGGCTCTCCAGGCGGGAGCCCTTTTTTATGCGCGGTGATTTATTCACTGAACCGCAGGATTTTCGGGGGCTAAAGGGCGATCCGCAAAAAATTCGCAAATCATTGTCTTGAAAGCAATTTAGAGGGTTGACAGGTGTTTCTGGAAATGTAGAATAGCGCGCCTCAGAGACGTGAACGCAGCGATGCAAACAGGTCGAAGAGGCTGAAAATGCGGTAGGTTCAGTGAGGTGAATGCCGGATTCATCTGGTGATGATTTACTGAATTTGTTGTGTTGAAGCGCGTCAAACGCTGCATCTGAAATTGATAGATTTGAAAAGATCGTTCCGTGATAGCTCAGTCGGTAGAGCAAATGACTGTTAATCATTGGGTCCCAGGTTCGAGTCCTGGTCACGGAGCCAATTTCAAGAGGTAGTACCGTCGGGGTATAGCGCAGTCCGGTAGCGCGCCTGCTTTGGGAGCAGGATGTCAGGAGTTCGAATCCCCTTACCCCGACCATTATTTGGGTCGTTAGCTCAGTTGGTAGAGCAGTTGGCTTTTAACCAATTGGTCGTAGGTTCGAATCCCACACGACCCACCATTTTTGACCTGGCTTCATCGGGTTGGATCTTAGGGAGTGACGCCATCCGCGTCACCCGCTCTGGAAATACCTTAGGGTGTTTTCATGTTTCACCGGGGTATAGCGCAGTCCGGTAGCGCGCCTGCTTTGGGAGCAGGATGTCAGGAGTTCGAATCCCCTTACCCCGACCATTTTCGCCCCAGCTGTATCCGGGCAGAAAATACCGCTTAAGCGCCACTCGCGCTGAAGCTACAAAAAAGCGTCCTTAGGGACGCTTTTTTCGTTTCCGGCATTCACTGAGCCTTGGGCGGGTTAGCCCAGTAAGTCTCGATCTGATTTTTCAGGTCATCAGGGATCGGTGCGAAATCCAGCGAGCGAGCGTGTTCCTGACCGCTTTCCAGCGTCCAGCGAAAGAAATCCTGAACGGTCTTCTGACGATCAGCATCTTTGGGCTGCTTGTACATCACGATGAACGTCGCGGCCGTAATCGGGTAAGCGTTTTCCCCCGGCGCGTCGAGCATCGACAGATCAAAATCCTTGGCATTCTTCCAGTCTGCCGTCGCGGCTGCCGCTTGAAAGCTCTCGGTGCTCGGCGTCACGAATGCGCCCGCAGCGTTCTGCAACAGCCCGTAATTCAACTTCTGCTGTTTGACGTAGGCGTACTCGACGTAACCGATCGAGTTCGGCACCTGCTTCACGTACGTCGCCACGCCCTCGCTGCCTTTGCTGCCCATTCCCACCGGCCACTTGATCGACGACCCTGCGCCGAGCTGACTCTTCCATTGCGGGCTGACCTTCGCCAGATAACTGACCCAGTTGAACGTGGTGCCAGAATCATCAGAGCGATAGGCGACGCTGATATTCGCGTCAGGCAGCTTCACGCCCGGGTTCAGAGCAGTGAGTGCCGGGTCATTCCATTTGTTGATTTTGCCGAGATAGATGGCCGCCAGCACTGGCCCGGTGAATTTCAGCGTGCCCGGTTTGACCGAGGCGACGTTGATGACCGGGACGATGCCGCCAATCACCGAGGGAAACTGCTGCAGGCCAAAGGATTCCAGGTCTGCCGAACTCATCGGCCGGTCAGTCGCGCCGAAATCCACGGCGCCTTCCTTGATCAGCGCAATGCCTGCGCCGGAGCCTATGTACTGATAATTAACCTTGATCCGGGTCTTCTGGTTGTAGTCGGTGGCCCACTTGTACAGCACCGGATAGATAAACGTGGAGCCGGCGCCGGTGACTTCGGACGCTGCACCTGCCGTGGCGGCCATGGAAAGATTAAGCGCGATGCCAAGGCCTGCGGCCAGCATCAGACGGGAGAGCTGCAACATGGATGACTTCCTGTGATCGAGCGACATCGGGGTGAGATGCGTTGATGGGATCACAGCAAACAGCACGTTTTTATGACAAGGCATGACAGATTTCTTCACCGGCAGCCGGATCAATCGCGACGGCCAGGTCGTTTATTTACGCGGCGCTCCGGTGCGGATTCATGAGGCCCGGTATAGACTTCAGGCAGTCTTTTCAGGATCGGCCGTTTATGAAGTCGCCAACTCCTTCATTCGAGCAACAGCGACTTGAAGCGCTGCATCTTCTCGAAGTACTCGACACACCCCCCGAGGTTGAGCTGGACCGGATCACCCGTCTAGTGGCGCAAGTGCTGAACGTGCCGATTGCCCTGATATCGCTGGTGGATCAGGACCGTCAGTGGTTCAAGTCCCGAGTGGGGCTTGAAGCGGTGGAGCTTCCGCGGGAACTCGCGTTTTGCGCGCACGCCATCCTTGAAGCCGCCGAGCTTGTGGTGCCCGATGCCCTCGAGGACGCGCGGTTCTGCGACAACCAGCTGGTCACCGGCGATCCCCATGTCCGCTTTTATGCCGGCGTGCCCATCCGCACCAGCCAGGGCTTTGCCGTGGGCACGCTTTGCGCCATTGACGCGCGGCCCAGAATCCTCACCCCGGACGAGTTGTCCATCCTCCACGACCTGGCCGAGATCGTCAGCCGCGAAATGCAGCTGCGGGAAAACCTGATGCTGACGCGGATTCAGAAGAATCGCTCCGAGGCCTTGTTCGAAGCCAGCGAGGCGGGGTATCGCTCAATGTTCGAGCTGGCCTCTGTAGGCATTGCGCTGGTGGCGCCCGACGGTGGCTGGATCAGCGTCAATGCTGCGCTGTGCGATGTCCTTGGCTACGCGCCCGATGAGCTCAAGCACCTGACGTTTCAGGACATCACCCACGCTGAGGACCTGGACAATGACCTTGAGATGCTGCATCAGCTGAGTGTCGGTGAAATCAACAGCTACCAGATGGAGAAGCGTTACCTGCGCAAAGATGGCAGAGCGGTTTGGGTCAATCTGAGCGTCACGAAGAAGCTGTCCGAAGCAGGAGAGCTGGAATATTTCATTTCGATCATCCAGAACATTCAGGCGCGCAAGGAGCTAGAGCAGGAGGCCCGACATGACTCCCTGACCGGTCTGCACAATCGCCGCGCGCTGGACTCCCTGTTGCCCATCGCTCAGGCGCGGGCGGATCGCTCCAGGCTACAGATGGCGCTGATGTTCATTGACCTGGATGGATTCAAAGGCATCAACGACAGTTACGGACACGATGCCGGTGATGATCTGCTGCGCGCTATCGCCACGCGTTTGCAGAGCTGCATCCGCAGGACTGACAGCCTGGTTCGACTGGCCGGTGATGAATTCATTGTGATTCTGGAGGGCATCACGCCGGGGGTGGAAGAAGCCCGTGAAGTGGCTCAGAAACTCCTCACGGCGATTGCTCAGCCCCTCACGATCAAGGGCGATGTCATTCGCAGCAACGCCAGCATCGGCTTCTCCATGTATGAACCCGGCTCGGGCAAGGCCCCTGACGAACTGATGCGCGAAGCCGACCGCTGGATGTACAAGGCCAAGCATCTGGGCAAAGGGCGGGTGATGCCGTAACGGGCGCGCATTCTCGCGCCCGCCCGGAAAGGCAGGTGTCTGGAATGCGGGAGGGATGAGGCCCGCCGCATTGGCGCGGCGGGCCTGCAAGGCTGAGCCTTAGTGCAGCTTCATGCGTGGCTCGGTGCCGCGGCCGATTCGGCTGCCCAGCATAAGCATCAGCGTGCGGAACATGCCGTACAGTGCCATCTGGTGCATGCGATACAGCGAGACGTAGAACATCCGCGCCAGCCAGCCTTCGAGCATGACGCTGCCGGTCAGGTTGCCCATCAGATTGCCGACCGCCGAGAACTTCGACAGCGAGATCAGCGAGCCATAGTCCTTGTAGCGGTACTCGGGCAGCGTGCCGCCGTCGATGCGCAGCTTCAGCGACTTCACCAGCAACGATGCCTGCTGATGCGCCGCTTGCGCGCGGGGCGGGACGTTGCGATCCGTGCCTTTTTGCGGGCAGGCCGCGCAGTCACCGAAAGCGAAGATATTGTCGTCGCGGGTCGTCTGCAGCGTCGGACGCACCTGTAGCTGGTTGATGCGATTGGTCTCAAGACCGGCGATGCCCTCCAGAAACGCAGGAGCGCGGATGCCTGCCGCCCAGACCTTCAGCGTCGCAGGAATCACCTGACCTGTTGCGGTCACCAGGCCTTCAGCCGTCACTTCGCTGACCGCCGAATTGGTCAGGACCGTGACGCCCAATTTCTCCAGCGTCTTGTGCACCGGGCCGCCAATACGTTCCGGCAGTGCCGGCAGGACGCGCGGTCCGGCCTCAATCACCGTAATGCGCAGGTTTTCCGGCTTGATCTGGCCCAGCCCGTAAGCCGCCAGTTCGTGCGCGGCATTGTGCAGTTCCGCGGCCAGCTCGACACCGGTCGCACCGGCACCGACGATGGCGACGTTGATCTCTTCGGCCGCATCATTCTGGCTGGCGTGGGCGCGCAGGTAGCGATTGAGCAATTGTTGATGGAAGCGCTCGGCCTGCTTGCGCGTGTCGAGAAACAGGCAGTGCTCAGCCGCGCCTTTGGTGCCGAAGTCGTTGGTCGTGCTGCCGACGGAAATCACCAGGGAGTCGTAATCCAGGCTGCGCGCCGGGACCAGCTCATTGCCGTTTTCGTCGAGGGTCTCGGCCAGGTGAATCTGCTTGTTCTCCCGATCCAACCCGGTCATGCGGCCCATCTGAAATTGAAAATGGTTCCACTTGGCTTGCGCCACGTAGTTCAGCTCGTCCTCGTAAGAGTTGAGCGAACCGGCGGCCACTTCGTGCAGCAGCGGTTTCCAGATGTGGGTCAGATTGGCGTCGACCAGCGTGACGCTGGCGGTGCGTTTCTTGCCGAGGGTTTTACCCAGGCGGGTGGCCAGCTCCAGACCGCCAGCGCCTCCGCCGACAATCACAATACGATGGGTCATGGGGATATCTCATAAGGCTTAAGGGATTCTGTGTCAGCGCAATCCGCGCGAGCGCAAGGCAGCTCATAGCGTCAGATTGCTCAGTAAACGGCTCAAAGGGCCCGGTCCGAGCACCATTACAAGGAGCAGCCAACGCCAAAAGGGCCGGCGCTCGACTTGGGCGGGGGGCTCGAACGTACGCTTCGACACGCGCGGTGTCGGCAGGTTTCAGGCGGCTGATCATTTGAGGCTCTTTATCACGATTGACCCGGATCAGGAGGCGGCGCTGTTGGCTGCGTTAAAGTCCTGGACGCTCGGTTCGATCGGCTCGATACACAAAACGTCGTCCAGACGCACGATGCCGCTTTGTATCACCCGCGCGGTGATTCCGCCATGGCCACGGACGGCCTGAAAAATGCCGTGGCCCAGGCGCTGCTCAAGGCGTGCGCAGGGTTGGCACCAGCCCGTTGTTTCGAAGATCGCCTGGCCGATGCGGAAGCGCCGGTTCTTCAGGCTGAACAGGTTAATGCCGCTGATCACGATGTTGCGTCGCAAATCCTGAGGCAACACCGGGTTGTCTTCGGCCCGGCCCATCAGCGAGCCGATCACGGCGAAATGCTCCCACTGGATCAGGGTCACCTGTCGAGCGTTGCGCGGGCCCGGGCGCGCGTGATCGCCGGTCAGGCCTGCTTCGCGGCGCGCTTCCACGGCTTCCAGCTCAATCATCTCGCCTCGGGATTCGGGGCGCACGCCGATCCAGCGCACGCGCCCGCGCTGGGGTACGTCGGCGATCAATTCCTGCAACGGGCTCATAAACTGATTCCTACATCAAACACCACGCTGCGGCCCAGATTGGTCCGCAGGAAGTCCGGGGCATCCGGATGGGCGAACAATACCCGGGCAAAGGTCGGCCCGACCAGCGAGAGTGATCGCCAGCCTTGGCGCAAATACTCGGTGGGCGGCGGAAAGTGGCTGTTCAGGTCGAGGACTTCACGCTTGAGGCTGGCGAAGGCAATGATGTCCAGCTCGCCCAAATCCAGGCCGCGCTCTGTGTAGTTGTGGGCCTTTTTGCGCAACGTGGGTGCCAGGCGCCGGAGCAATTCGGCAGCGGGAATGCGCTTGGGTTTGGCTTCCCGGCGCACCAGTTGGCTGAGGGAAAACGCGCTGCGCCGACGTTGCAGTTCTTCGCGCCACTCATCGTTGAGCCGACGACCTTCATCCAGTACGAAGAACACTTCAAAACATGCATCGCGAAACAGTACGTCCGGCGGCTCTTGCCCGGCAGGCAGGAAGTCGTCGGTGCGATGGGGAATGTTCAGGCCCTGCAACAACCGTTCGCACACCCAACGCTCGCGCTCCCACTTGCGCGCATTGGACAGAAACGCATTGGCTTGCTCGGCCTGGATCGTCAAAAGACGCAGATAATCGGAGTCATCCATGGCGCCAAGCTTAACGCTCCAGAGGCGAGAAGAAACACTGGGGTCGAGATAAAGTTGGCCGGGGAGGCGCTGATCCATTTAAGGAGCTGCCCGGCGCATGAGCGGGGGCGTCAGGCTTACAAATCCCGCTGCTTCCTGAACTGCCCCGGCGGCATGCCGTGGGCGTGGCGGAAGCGCCGCGAGAAATACGCCTCGTCGGCGAAACCACATAACCGCGCCACTTCCCCCACTGGTTTGCTGCCGTTAAGCAGCAGCGTGCGCGCCAGGTGCATGCGCCGTTCCAGCACCAGTTCGCTGAAGGTCTTGCCGACTTCCTTGCGCAGCCAGTGGGTCAGGTAGTTGGGCGACAGAAACGCGGCCGAGGCGGCTTTTTTCAGGCTCAGGTCCGGGTCATCGAGGTTCTTGCGCACGTACTCCGACATCCGCGCCAGCGCGTCGCGGCGGCTGCGCTCGGCGGCATTGTCGTCGGCCAGCAGCTTGATCGGCTCAGCGTACAACTGGCAGATCGTGCCGATCAGTTGCAGCAGGCACCCTTTGAGAATCTCCCGCGAGCCGAATTGCCGGTTCGCGTCCAGCTCACGCATGCGGCCCAGCAAATGCTTGATCTCGGCAAAATCAGCGGCGCCCAGCGTGAAATCCAGGTGCTCCTGAAAGCGAAACGGCGACAGCTCCGGGGCGAGGGCGATCGCCACATCTTCGAGGTCCAGCGGGTCGCATTGCAACTGGGGCAGGAGGAAATTCTGGGCGAAATTGATCAGCAGGAAATTGCCTTCCGGTGGATGCGGAATGAGGTGCAATTTATGCGGGAGGATGAACGCCAGTGTGTTGCGCGGGAAGGGCCGTACCACACCGCCGATGTGCTGCACGGTGTCGCCGCCGAGGTTGATCTGAATCTGAAAATACTCGTGGCGATGAGGCGCGGTTTCTGCCTTGCCCTCGGTCTTGCCGCGGATGTAAAAATCCGGCCGCTCACTGCGCTGCTGCATGCCGTAGGTGGGGACGCGATTGATGGAATCCATCGAGTGCTCCTCGTCTTGTGTTTCTTATTGTCGGTCGTCGTATGACTAAATCCAAACATTTGCGTACGGGGGTGGCGAGTGGATTTGTCCAAGAATGTTTTTACCGCTCACCTTCAACGGACTGCTCTAGCGCAGGCGTTTGCGTGCGCATTCGTTTGCTCGGTGCTGTTTTAACACGGGGGCAGTTTTTTGGACAATTCATTACGGGCGCCTGTTGAAATCCAAAAACGTTCTAAGCGTCGGCTTGTTTAAAACCGGTCGTACGATAAGTTGGGGGTGCGCTTCATCACTCGATACCAATAAAAACAATGAGGAATTCTCATGTCGAGCAACCCTGATATTCAGGCGATGGATGCTGTCGTGGCCGCTCCAGTCACCGCCGCTCCCGCCCGCCCGATGACCCACCGCCGCTGGTTCATGCTGTCGCTGCTACTGATCGCCACGATCATCAACTACGTCGACCGCGTGAACATCTCCATCGCTGCACCTTTCATGGCCAAAGACCTTGGTCTGGACAAGGTCGAGATGGGCCTTATCTTCTCCGCTTTCGCCTGGACCTACGCCTTCGCCCTGGTGCCGGCCGGTTTCATCGCCGACCGGTTCGGTTCGCGCTTCACCTACGGCGCTTCACTTATCTCATGGTCCGCGGTGACGGTATGCCAGGGCATGGCAGGCGGTTTCGCTTCGTTGTTCGGCTTGCGTCTGGCTATTGGCGCAATGGAAGCACCGGCCTTTCCGGCCAACAGCCGCGCAGTCACGGTCTGGTTTCCGGCTCGGGAACGCGGCATGGCCAGCAGCATCTACGTGTGCGGGCAGTATCTGGGCACGGCGCTGTTCACCGGTTTGTTGCTGTGGCTCGCCACGACCTACGACTGGCGCCACGTGTTTTACAGCACCGGGGTCATCGGCATCGTCTTCGGGATTGCCTGGCTGTACCTGTATCGCGACCCGATGAACTGCAAGAAAGTCAGCAAGGAAGAACTGGCTTACATTGAAGACGGCGGCGGCCTGGTCAAAAGCAGTCAGGAACGAAACAAATTCAAATGGGCGCAAATTGCCGAGTTGCTGAAATACCGTCAGGTATGGGCCATCTGCCTGGGCAAATTCGCCAGCACCTCGGCGCTGTACTTTTTCCTGACGTGGTTCCCGACCTACCTGATTGAAGAGCGGCATCTGACCATGGTCAAAGTCGGCATCTTCGCAGTGCTGCCGTTCATTGGCGCCACGGTCGGCGTGCTGCTGGCAGGCTTTATCGCCGACTGGATGATTCGCCGCGGCTACTCGCTGTCCTTCTCTCGCAAATTGCCGCTGGTTGTGGGCTCGGCGCTGGGCATGTCAATCATGCTGGTCAACTTCACCGACTCCAATGAAGTCTGCATCGCGCTCCTCACAATCGCCTTTTTCGCACAGGGCATCGCGTCATCGTCTTGGGCAGCCGTGTCGGAAATCGCCCCCAAGGAACTGATCGGCCTGACCGGGGGCATCACCAGTCTGGCGGCCAACATTGGCGGCATCGTCACGCCGATTGTTATCGGGCAGATCCTGCATGTCACCGGCAACTTCGCGTGGGCGTTCTGGTTCATCGGCGGGGTCGCGTGTATCGGCACGCTCTCTTATTCACTGTTGCTTGGCCGCATTTATCGCATCGAGCTGAAGGCCCGGTAACCGCTCAAGAATGTGTGTGTGAACTTATGCCGTACTGGGCAGAGGCGTATGCGAATACGCCTTTTTTAATGCCCGCGGTATTGAGTTTTTTAGTCCAGCGCAAACACGGTTTTGTCCAACTTTCCCGTCGGTTGATCCCGTAGTCTGAACTGCAACTGGCGGGATTGAGCGTCTTTCGGTGATAAGGAATTTCATGAGCAACTTTGTATTCGAACCGCCCCGAGTCAGCAGCCTGCCGGTGCATGGCAGCGAGGCGCGATTCCCCGTTGGCCGGGTGTTTTGCCTGGGGCGCAATTACCTGTGGGGCGATGCTGCCACCGCTGAGCGCGAGGTCCCGGCGTTCTTCATGAAACCGGCGACATCGGTGGTGGACGCAGTGGGCGAGGTTGCGTTTCCGACCCAGACCGACCAGTTTTGCCACGAGATCGAACTGGTCGTCGCCATCGGCAAGGACGGTTTCGAGATAGACGCCGAACATGCGCTGGACCACGTCTGGGGATACGCCGCCGGGCTCGATCTGACCCGCCGCGATCTGCAAATGGCGGCCAAGGCGGTGGGCAATCCATGGGAGCCGGCGAAGGCGTTCGACGGCTCGGCGCCGATCACGCCCATCCGCCCGGCAGCCCGTGACGGTCATGCGCAACAAGGCGCCATCTGGCTGAGCGTCAACGGCGTCGAGCGTCAGCGTTCCGACCTTGAAGGCCAGATCTGGTCGGTGAGCGAGGTCATCAGCCAGCTTTCCCATTCCATCACGTTGCGCGCCGGCGACCTGATCATGACCGGCACGCCGCCTGGCGTTGCTGCGCTCGAAGCGGGCGACGTGATCAATGGCGGCATCGACGGCGTCGGCGAATTAGAAGTGAGGGTAGGTGAGCGGCGCTGAGCAAATCATCCAGAACAGCCGCATTTTTGATGAGCAACAAGGAGAACAATAATGACTGATCAATCCGTTTCGAAAATTGCCCTGGTCACCGGCGCGGGCAGTGGCATCGGCCGCTCCGTCGCGTTAGGCCTGCTGGAAGATGGCTTCAAAGTAGTGGTGACCGGGCGCCGTATCGAGCCGCTTGAAGAGCTGGTGGCGCAGGCCCGCGAGCAGGGCGGGGAAGCGTTGGCGGTGTCGTGCGACGTACGTGATCCTGCCAGCGTCGATCACCTGTTCGCCACCATCGAGGAGGTGTATGGCCGCCTCGATCTGGTATTCAACAACGCCGGCGTCAACGCCCCTGCTGTGCCGATGGACGAGCTGCCCATCGAGAAGTGGCTAAGCGTGATCGACACCAACGTGACGGGCGTTTTCCTGTGCAGCCGCGGTGCGTTTGGCCTGATGCGCAAACAGTCGCCCCAGGGTGGCCGGATCATCAACAACGGTTCGATCTCCGCCCACGTGCCACGGCCGTTCACCGCGCCCTACACCGCCAGCAAGCACGCAGTGTTGGGCTTGACCAAGAGCCTGGCGCTGGACGGTCGCGAGTTCAACATCGCCTGCAGCCAGATCGACATCGGCAACGCGCTGACCGAGCTGTCGGTGCGCATGACCAAAGGCGTGCGTCAGGCCAATGGCTCGACAGCGGTCGAGCCGATGATCGACGTCAAGCACATCGCCGACGCCGTGCGTTACATCGCTGCACTGCCGCTGTCGGCCAACGTGCTGAACATGACCGTCATGGCCACCAACATGCCCTTCGTGGGCCGTGGTTGATCCGTCCGAATTCGAGATAAGCGAGATACCGATGAAACCTGAAATCCTCCAGCTAAGCCCGATCCTGATCCCTGACATCAACGCGCGGCTGAACGAGCGCTACACCGTTCGCCCGTATTTCCAGCAGGCCGACAAGGCTGCTTACCTGCGCGAGCACGGCGCCAATATCCTCGGTGTGGTCACCGGCGGGCACACCGGTATCACCCGTGAAGTGATGGAGCAATTGCCGAAGGTCGAAATCATCGCGGTCAACGGCGTTGGCACCGATGCGATTGATCTGGCCTACGCGCGGGACCGCGGCATTCGCGTCTCGGCGACCATCGGCGCGCTGACCGAAGACGTCGCCGACCTTGCCATCGGTCTGCTGATTTCAGCCTGTCGCGGGCTGTGCACGGGCGACCGATATGTACGCTCCGGCGCATGGACCAAGACCGCGACGCCGCTGGTGCCGCTGCCCCTGGCGCGTCAATTCAGCGGCATGCGCATCGGCATCGTCGGCATGGGCAGGGTAGGGCGGGCCGTCGCCACGCGTGCTGCTGCGTTCGGTTGCCCGATCAGCTATACCGACCTCAACGCCATGGGCGACGTGCCTTACACCTTCGTCAGCGATCTGGTCGAACTGGCCGCGCAAAGTGACGCGCTGATCATTGCTGCGGCTGCCGACAAAGCCAAAGGCATCATCAACGCCAAGGTGCTGGAAGCGCTGGGCGCGCAAGGTTTCTTGATTAACGTGGCGCGCGGCAGTCTCGTCAATGAACCTGACCTTGTTGCAGCGCTGGAAGCTGGCTCGATTGCGGGCGCGGGGCTCGACGTATTCGCCGATGAGCCCCACGTGCCGGAGGTATTGTTCGCCCTGGAAACCGTGGTTCTGCAACCCCACCGTGCCAGCGCCACCGTGCAAACCCGGACGCGGATGGGCGAGATGGTATTGGCGAGCCTGGCGGATGGGCTCGCAGGGAAAGTGCCGGTGGGGAGTGTGGTTTGAAGGATCTGACACCGCCGCAATTGTAGGGGCGCGCATCCTTTACAGATGTTCTGGCGGGCAAAGGTCTGTAGGAGCCGGCTGGCTGGCGAAAGCGGTATGTCAATCCCCTTTGATGTAGCTGACAGATTGCCTTCGCCAGCAAGCCGGCTCCTACGGATCGAAGTGAATATTAATGCCGAGGGAGGCTGTCAAAACGCCTCGGACTCAACCGACAACTCAGCCACCAGAAAATCAATGAACGCTCGGGTCTTCATCGGCACCCGTCGGGACGAGGGGTACACGGCGTTCACCGTAATCGCCGGCGCTTCCCAATCGCACAGCACCGGTACCAGCCGCCCATCCGCCACGGCGCGCTCGATGATGAAATTGGGCAGCAGCGCAATGCCCATTCCCGCCACTGCAGCCTGCGCCAGAATGTCACCGTTGTTGGCGTGCAACGGCCCGCTCACCGTCACCCGCTGTGTTTCCTTGCCGTTGCATAACTGCAGGCTCACGCCACTCTGCAAATAGCCATAACTCAGGCACTTATGGTGTGCCAAATCCTTGGGCGTTTGCGGCGTGCCTTCGCGTGCCAGATAGTCGGGCGAGGCCACCATGATCCTCGGCGCCGGGGCCAGCGAGCGCGCGATCATCGACGAGTCCGGCAGGCTGGCGATCCGAATCGTCACGTCAAAGCCGCCTTTGACCGGATCCACCTGCTGATCGC contains the following coding sequences:
- a CDS encoding MOSC domain-containing protein, which produces MSPLQELIADVPQRGRVRWIGVRPESRGEMIELEAVEARREAGLTGDHARPGPRNARQVTLIQWEHFAVIGSLMGRAEDNPVLPQDLRRNIVISGINLFSLKNRRFRIGQAIFETTGWCQPCARLEQRLGHGIFQAVRGHGGITARVIQSGIVRLDDVLCIEPIEPSVQDFNAANSAAS
- a CDS encoding NAD(P)/FAD-dependent oxidoreductase, whose amino-acid sequence is MTHRIVIVGGGAGGLELATRLGKTLGKKRTASVTLVDANLTHIWKPLLHEVAAGSLNSYEDELNYVAQAKWNHFQFQMGRMTGLDRENKQIHLAETLDENGNELVPARSLDYDSLVISVGSTTNDFGTKGAAEHCLFLDTRKQAERFHQQLLNRYLRAHASQNDAAEEINVAIVGAGATGVELAAELHNAAHELAAYGLGQIKPENLRITVIEAGPRVLPALPERIGGPVHKTLEKLGVTVLTNSAVSEVTAEGLVTATGQVIPATLKVWAAGIRAPAFLEGIAGLETNRINQLQVRPTLQTTRDDNIFAFGDCAACPQKGTDRNVPPRAQAAHQQASLLVKSLKLRIDGGTLPEYRYKDYGSLISLSKFSAVGNLMGNLTGSVMLEGWLARMFYVSLYRMHQMALYGMFRTLMLMLGSRIGRGTEPRMKLH
- a CDS encoding DUF1780 domain-containing protein, whose translation is MDDSDYLRLLTIQAEQANAFLSNARKWERERWVCERLLQGLNIPHRTDDFLPAGQEPPDVLFRDACFEVFFVLDEGRRLNDEWREELQRRRSAFSLSQLVRREAKPKRIPAAELLRRLAPTLRKKAHNYTERGLDLGELDIIAFASLKREVLDLNSHFPPPTEYLRQGWRSLSLVGPTFARVLFAHPDAPDFLRTNLGRSVVFDVGISL
- a CDS encoding sensor domain-containing diguanylate cyclase; this encodes MKSPTPSFEQQRLEALHLLEVLDTPPEVELDRITRLVAQVLNVPIALISLVDQDRQWFKSRVGLEAVELPRELAFCAHAILEAAELVVPDALEDARFCDNQLVTGDPHVRFYAGVPIRTSQGFAVGTLCAIDARPRILTPDELSILHDLAEIVSREMQLRENLMLTRIQKNRSEALFEASEAGYRSMFELASVGIALVAPDGGWISVNAALCDVLGYAPDELKHLTFQDITHAEDLDNDLEMLHQLSVGEINSYQMEKRYLRKDGRAVWVNLSVTKKLSEAGELEYFISIIQNIQARKELEQEARHDSLTGLHNRRALDSLLPIAQARADRSRLQMALMFIDLDGFKGINDSYGHDAGDDLLRAIATRLQSCIRRTDSLVRLAGDEFIVILEGITPGVEEAREVAQKLLTAIAQPLTIKGDVIRSNASIGFSMYEPGSGKAPDELMREADRWMYKAKHLGKGRVMP
- the pstS gene encoding phosphate ABC transporter substrate-binding protein PstS, translating into MLQLSRLMLAAGLGIALNLSMAATAGAASEVTGAGSTFIYPVLYKWATDYNQKTRIKVNYQYIGSGAGIALIKEGAVDFGATDRPMSSADLESFGLQQFPSVIGGIVPVINVASVKPGTLKFTGPVLAAIYLGKINKWNDPALTALNPGVKLPDANISVAYRSDDSGTTFNWVSYLAKVSPQWKSQLGAGSSIKWPVGMGSKGSEGVATYVKQVPNSIGYVEYAYVKQQKLNYGLLQNAAGAFVTPSTESFQAAAATADWKNAKDFDLSMLDAPGENAYPITAATFIVMYKQPKDADRQKTVQDFFRWTLESGQEHARSLDFAPIPDDLKNQIETYWANPPKAQ
- a CDS encoding helix-turn-helix transcriptional regulator; the protein is MDSINRVPTYGMQQRSERPDFYIRGKTEGKAETAPHRHEYFQIQINLGGDTVQHIGGVVRPFPRNTLAFILPHKLHLIPHPPEGNFLLINFAQNFLLPQLQCDPLDLEDVAIALAPELSPFRFQEHLDFTLGAADFAEIKHLLGRMRELDANRQFGSREILKGCLLQLIGTICQLYAEPIKLLADDNAAERSRRDALARMSEYVRKNLDDPDLSLKKAASAAFLSPNYLTHWLRKEVGKTFSELVLERRMHLARTLLLNGSKPVGEVARLCGFADEAYFSRRFRHAHGMPPGQFRKQRDL